TCGTCTTGCCGTTCAATATTTCCATGACGGCCTCCTCCCCTATGCAGAGCTTGTTGCCGGCACCCTCCGATAAACAGATGGAGCGCGGACCGCTACTGTAGGCTGAACCGGCGAAATTCGTCTATCAGCGTGCGGACGGCCAGATGCACGATCTTCTCGCCCGCTTCTGTGCTTGCCTGGCTCGGATCGGATCCAATGCGCCCGTCGGGAAAGCGGCGGCGATAATCGTCCGCATCGTAGATCGGGCCGTTGGGAGCGATGCGCGGGCTCATCTCGACGTGCTTGACCGCCTCGGGATAGCCGAAATAGGTCACGGACACTTCCGACGGCGTTGCATGGCTGCCCTCGCCCACCGGAAAAAGCTGGCGGCACAGGTCCATCACGCCGGGAAGTTCCCACCAGTTGCGCAGCATGCAGCGCAGCGGCGGCCGGTTGGAACCCGCCGCATCGAACGTAACGCCATGATACATCTCGGAGAACGCCGCGGTGATGGTCGCGATATTGCCGCCATGGCCGTTGAGCCAGTAGATGCGCTCGAAACCATGCCGCGTCAGCGACTGCGTCCAGTCCAGCATCGCCGCGATCATGGTCGATGGCCGAAGGGTGATCGTGCCCGGAAACGCCATGTGGTGCTGCGCCTGGCCGACATTGAAGGTCGGGCCGACCAGGATGCCGGCTTCGTCGCCGGCGCGGCGCGAGATGATCTCCGGGCACAGTGCGTCGGTGCCGAGAAGACCGTTGGGGCCGTGCTGTTCGGTCGAGCCGATCGGAATCAGGA
The nucleotide sequence above comes from Rhizomicrobium sp.. Encoded proteins:
- a CDS encoding creatininase family protein, whose protein sequence is MQLHLSAWPEIEAYLAKSKAILIPIGSTEQHGPNGLLGTDALCPEIISRRAGDEAGILVGPTFNVGQAQHHMAFPGTITLRPSTMIAAMLDWTQSLTRHGFERIYWLNGHGGNIATITAAFSEMYHGVTFDAAGSNRPPLRCMLRNWWELPGVMDLCRQLFPVGEGSHATPSEVSVTYFGYPEAVKHVEMSPRIAPNGPIYDADDYRRRFPDGRIGSDPSQASTEAGEKIVHLAVRTLIDEFRRFSLQ